In Pseudomonadota bacterium, one genomic interval encodes:
- a CDS encoding ABC transporter substrate-binding protein: protein MAKLFRFSFLAVLALALAGPAHAAEKLTVILDWFVNPDHATLIVAQQKGFFRDAGLEVELIEPADPNDPPKLVAAGQADLAVTYQPQLHIQAAAGLPLAR from the coding sequence ATGGCCAAGCTCTTCCGTTTCTCGTTTCTAGCCGTCCTAGCTCTCGCTCTCGCCGGCCCGGCCCACGCGGCCGAGAAGCTGACCGTGATCCTGGACTGGTTCGTCAACCCCGACCACGCGACGCTGATCGTGGCCCAGCAGAAGGGCTTCTTCCGCGACGCCGGCCTGGAGGTCGAGCTGATCGAGCCGGCCGACCCCAACGATCCGCCCAAGCTGGTGGCCGCCGGCCAGGCCGATCTCGCGGTCACCTACCAGCCGCAGCTCCACATCCAGGCGGCCGCCGGCCTGCCGCTCGCCCGG